The genomic segment CGTGTGAACTAAACCCGCTCTAGCACTATGATCCCCTTAGGATACACCTCCATCCAACCCAAAGCTACCGTCGGTTTTCACCCCAATCCAGTTGGGGTGAAAACCTCAAAGGCCATTACGTTCAATGGCGAATCACATTTATTGACAGTTTGCCCAACGGGCGGCGGAAAAGGCGTTAATTGCCTAATTCCCACGCTTCTTACCTACGAAGGAAGCACCGTAACTTTGGACCCCAAAGGCGAAAACTACAAGGTAACCGCCAAACGCAGGAGAGCAATGGGGCATCAAGTCGTTAAATTTGACCCCTTCAAAATCATCGATGACGGTTTTTCGTGCGATGGTTTCAATCCGTTGGATTTGCGCCACTTTGGAGGTTTTGACATCGAAGAAGAATCGCTCAGCCTTGCAGACCAACTAAAAGGCAAACGTCGTAGCACCCATTCCGACATTTTTTGGGATTGTTCCGCCGTCAACGTCGTTAGTGCCGCCATTGCGGTTGTATTGTCGTTGTATGAAGATGAAAAAGTCAACCTTAGCGAAGCCATTCGTTTTTTGATGCAGCCCGAGTTGGTGTATGAATTTGCAGTTGTTTTAGATAACCATTCTACTCAGCTCCCCGAAGGAACGAAATACAGCATCAAAACCTATCTTGAAACACCCGAGCAAAATACTCGCCCATCGGTTGATGCGACGGTCAATACTTACCTGCTTTCTCTTAAGTCGGAAGGTATTCTCAAAATGCTCGAAAAAACAACCTTCTCATTGGAAGAATTTATTGTGGGAAGCCGACCCATGGATTTATATTTTGTTTGGCCAAGCGACAAACTTGAAAGTCATAATGGACTGCTTTCCATGTTATTGGCCACCTTATTCAAAGCATTATTGCTCCGAACAGGCAAGCCCAAACACCGCAACCTGTTTTTATTAGATGAGACAGCCGCGCTCGGGGCTTTTCCTTTATTGGAGACAATTGCCGCCATTGGTCGAGGCTATGGTATCACGATGTGGCTGTTCCTCCAAGATTATGCCCAATTGAAACGAAATTTTCAAGACGGTGCCTCCACCCTCATCAACAATTGCGGAGTGCATCAATTTTTTGGCATTAAAACTTTTCACGTAGCCAAAGACATTGCGGCCATCACGGGGCTAAACCCACAGCAAATTATGTCTATGGCTTCCGACGAGCAGTACCTCTGCGTAGATGGGGAAGTTTACCCCAATGCCAAGCGACTCAACTACCTTCTGGACAAAAACTTTGAAGGACTCTATGAGCCGAACTCTTTTTACCAACCTCAACCCGAGAGTTTACCCAAAGCCCGGCCACGTCCCCGGTCAGTAGTGGATAAAGTAGAGAGTACCACCCGAAAGAAGTCCAAACAAATCGCTCTGAACGATGACGACGATGATCTTTTTTAATCACCCTAAAACAACAAACAGAAATGGAAAAGAAACTCTGGTCTGAGAAAATAAAAAAGAAAACCTTTGCCGCTGACCTCAAATGGACAGAAAAATTAACCCGTGACAAAATGGCGCAATCGTGCTACAAAATAGTAGGCCGCGATTCCACAGGTCGCGAAGCGTACTACTTTGTACATATTAAAGACGAGGCTAAAAAAAAGGCTTTTTTAGCTCATCAGGTGGGCGATACTTACAATATCGAGGACTACGGAGAGGTCGTTTATTCAGCCTACGGTACGCGCGTACCTAAACACGTGCAGGAAATGCTCGCGGAAAAATATGGCTTTGATAATTTTGGAGAGGATGATAACGAAGAAGAAGGCAAGAGTAAGGATATAAATGATTTTTTCAATGACTATTTTAACCAACACGAAGATGAATAATTTAACCTGGACTCACTACTTATTGCCATCATTTTTTTTAATAATTGAGCTTATCATTTTGGCGAGAATACGCATAGCCTTCTACTTTCTTTTTAGAAACCATTATATATACATTTCTTTAATATATCTGGGAGTTTCAATCGTATTTTTTTATTGCTACCACCTCAACGTAATTGAAATATTATTTTTAATACCTAAAATAACGGTGCTTACTATATCGACTTTAGGTGTTACTTTTTCTGTTCTGAATGAATTGGTTAGTAGTGTAAAAGAAGCGATTGAAATTGCTTTTTGGTTACGAAAAAATCCTTTTTATAAGCGTTGATTTATTCAAATGCTCAAGTGATCAACCGTCTCACATCTCCTGCATAATCTATGTGAGACGGTTGAGTTTTCTACATGATATTGGGGCAGTTAGTACCACTTTTCCCACCACGAAGTTCTCGTTGATTCTCGTACCGCTTTTGGGGTACTGGTTTTTGATAGCTCATAAGCGCTCGAATGGGTGATAGAACAGTCACAAAAAAAGGGATGAATTTATTATCAACTTGTAAAGTAATTTCCCCCAGTTTGAAGCCAATATGCAGATAGATAAATTCAGCAGATTTCATACAACCGCAGTTGATTTTTCCCTCCTTTAATAGTACCAAATTTCTCTTTGCAAGGAGGTACTTATCCGCTATTTTTTCCAAAATTTCTTTTGCTTTGGAGATATTCCCCTCTTTTGCAAGCAGCACAGCCAAATTATTAGCACCAGCAGATGAATGGCTTTTTTGATACCAACTCATTGCCAAGTCTCGAAAACCAAGCTTTTCTGCCTCCAATCCTAAATTGACTAAATAAAATCCGCTGTCAGCCAGAGGAGTAATTGAATTTGCATCTTTGTATATAGGTAAAATAGAGTCAGAAGCATAGGCTTCAAAACCCAATGGAGTTTGAGCATATCCAGAAGATTTAAACAATAAATTTGACTGGATACGCGCTTGATTGAAAATATAGGTCGCTCTGGTTACATCATCTTTTTCCAATTGACGATTCAGATAGGCTTGATTGACCAGCCTGATGGCTTCTACTGTATCTTGTTTTGTATGCCATTTTACTAACCCAGCTCCCATTATTGCGGTCTGGTTTTTAGGGTTTTGTCTTAGTACTTTGGCAAAATATGAACCTGACTTGTCCCAATCCTCCATTTCATAATAGGTCAAACCGATACCCAACCAATTGTTGGAATCTCGTTTCCTTCTCTCTGCATTTTGAAAATTTGCTATGGCATCTTCATGTTGGTTGAGTAGTAATTGCAATGCCGCCAACCCCTGATAGGGCTCGACTCTTGCTGAGTCTCTTTGAATCAAATTCTTGTACTCTCTATAAGCTATTTTTACGTAATCAACTACATCTTCTTTCGCAAAATTTTTTGACTCAAAATTTTTATAAAACAACGAGTAAATAATATAATGATAAACTCGTGCTGCCGCCAATTCGGTATCAAATGCTAACTCGTATCCTGTACGCCGCGCTTCAATTACATCTGCCATTCCTCTGACGATGCACGAGTCAGAATTTTGGTTCTGATAATCAAATAGTCGAAACCACGCCAATGCCCTGCTTTCATAAGTAGTAGGCTGTGGTTTGATTTTCAAAGCCTTTGTGTAAAATTCAATAGCTTTTGTCCAACGAGCTATATCATTCTGAACAGCAGCATTGCGTGCTTCGATATGCCCCAACAGTACGTAAGGCTCGCTCCAAAAACGATATTTAGCCAATTTCTTCAACTCAATTTTAGCTAATGAATCTTCGCTATCCTTGAAGTAAATATACCCCATAGCATACTGCACCAAACTATCGCTCCTGGGCAAATTATCAAGGCATCTTACTGCTGCGGAGGTTTTGCCTTCTTCAGCGAGTACCATTGCTTTTAGCCAGATAGCTACTTTCCAGTTTCGTTCATTTTTTTCCTGATGAAAACGTAATGCCTTTGCCAACATTTTCTGCATCAATACTTTATTTTTAGCGTCGCTTCTGTTATGATAAAAAGCAACAGCCATAGGTAATGGGTCAAAATGGTGCCCTTCTTTTCTTAGGGCTTTTTGAAAGGCTTCGGCT from the Runella sp. SP2 genome contains:
- a CDS encoding type IV secretory system conjugative DNA transfer family protein, which codes for MIPLGYTSIQPKATVGFHPNPVGVKTSKAITFNGESHLLTVCPTGGGKGVNCLIPTLLTYEGSTVTLDPKGENYKVTAKRRRAMGHQVVKFDPFKIIDDGFSCDGFNPLDLRHFGGFDIEEESLSLADQLKGKRRSTHSDIFWDCSAVNVVSAAIAVVLSLYEDEKVNLSEAIRFLMQPELVYEFAVVLDNHSTQLPEGTKYSIKTYLETPEQNTRPSVDATVNTYLLSLKSEGILKMLEKTTFSLEEFIVGSRPMDLYFVWPSDKLESHNGLLSMLLATLFKALLLRTGKPKHRNLFLLDETAALGAFPLLETIAAIGRGYGITMWLFLQDYAQLKRNFQDGASTLINNCGVHQFFGIKTFHVAKDIAAITGLNPQQIMSMASDEQYLCVDGEVYPNAKRLNYLLDKNFEGLYEPNSFYQPQPESLPKARPRPRSVVDKVESTTRKKSKQIALNDDDDDLF
- a CDS encoding lipopolysaccharide assembly protein LapB is translated as MKRTSVVFLLMGSYCFTLSSCLAQFNIVELASPKDLVQANSYVGQRYMEKGNLNGAYLSFKDALYVAKKQGKNADSSLYNIGVICLLMAKNEEAVSYLEAVQTPSSLKGFWENKTIAYIVNRQYKPAKTSVELTDTTRSLSWYLRGLILMEEGTWRLAAEAFQKALRKEGHHFDPLPMAVAFYHNRSDAKNKVLMQKMLAKALRFHQEKNERNWKVAIWLKAMVLAEEGKTSAAVRCLDNLPRSDSLVQYAMGYIYFKDSEDSLAKIELKKLAKYRFWSEPYVLLGHIEARNAAVQNDIARWTKAIEFYTKALKIKPQPTTYESRALAWFRLFDYQNQNSDSCIVRGMADVIEARRTGYELAFDTELAAARVYHYIIYSLFYKNFESKNFAKEDVVDYVKIAYREYKNLIQRDSARVEPYQGLAALQLLLNQHEDAIANFQNAERRKRDSNNWLGIGLTYYEMEDWDKSGSYFAKVLRQNPKNQTAIMGAGLVKWHTKQDTVEAIRLVNQAYLNRQLEKDDVTRATYIFNQARIQSNLLFKSSGYAQTPLGFEAYASDSILPIYKDANSITPLADSGFYLVNLGLEAEKLGFRDLAMSWYQKSHSSAGANNLAVLLAKEGNISKAKEILEKIADKYLLAKRNLVLLKEGKINCGCMKSAEFIYLHIGFKLGEITLQVDNKFIPFFVTVLSPIRALMSYQKPVPQKRYENQRELRGGKSGTNCPNIM